One segment of Fibrobacter sp. DNA contains the following:
- a CDS encoding manganese efflux pump MntP family protein — translation MGIIEIIVIAIVEAMDCFAVSIATGLSKSGIKYSRAMIQAVSFGVFQGGMTLLGYFLGNFAEKWFNSIGTPIACAILCILGGRMIWGAVRGGDDEAAETSAKNLTIANILLMSVATSIDAFAVGISFAFINADMITATSAIAIASFVMGVLGYEIGRRAAKQFKTKIPEIVAGIILIGIGVKMFF, via the coding sequence ATGGGAATCATTGAAATCATCGTTATCGCAATTGTAGAAGCCATGGACTGTTTCGCAGTCTCCATCGCCACAGGTTTAAGCAAGTCCGGCATCAAATATAGCCGCGCCATGATCCAGGCCGTAAGCTTCGGTGTTTTCCAGGGTGGCATGACCCTTCTGGGCTACTTCCTGGGCAACTTTGCGGAAAAATGGTTCAATTCCATAGGCACCCCCATCGCCTGTGCCATCCTGTGCATTCTGGGCGGCCGCATGATCTGGGGCGCAGTCCGTGGAGGCGACGATGAAGCCGCCGAAACCAGCGCCAAGAACCTGACTATCGCAAACATCCTGCTCATGTCCGTGGCCACAAGCATCGACGCCTTTGCAGTGGGAATCTCCTTCGCATTCATCAACGCCGACATGATTACCGCCACCTCCGCCATCGCCATCGCAAGCTTCGTGATGGGTGTGCTGGGTTACGAAATCGGCCGCCGCGCCGCCAAGCAGTTCAAGACAAAAATCCCCGAAATTGTCGCCGGCATCATCCTCATCGGCATCGGCGTGAAGATGTTCTTCTAG
- a CDS encoding 4Fe-4S dicluster domain-containing protein, with amino-acid sequence MDRRDFIKSCSLMALVGLLQGCKKGVLGDGANGAGGERLSTFMKRCEDEVRLAVSQAKGRMDLVKIPTPKEMKGSAGFAAGTIVGSAVGAVRGSSLNRFGMAIDLDLCNGCGKCILACNTENNVALVTDEEAARGRFMHWIEMRGGAPFMCAHCGDAPCEKVCPTGAANHTPDGISAMMYKRCTGSRFCGANCPAKARKFNFNDAQELGLVRKLNYDVPLREKGVMEKCSLCLHRLQNDRMRFKTEAAIAGSSAEWRGRGVKTACAEACPRNAIVFGNWLDKESPLVKAAQGRQLYAPRELADHDPAVVFMMGKR; translated from the coding sequence ATGGATCGTCGAGATTTTATAAAGTCCTGTTCCCTGATGGCTCTGGTGGGCTTGTTGCAAGGTTGCAAGAAGGGTGTTCTTGGTGACGGTGCCAATGGTGCCGGCGGGGAACGTTTGTCGACCTTCATGAAGCGTTGTGAAGACGAGGTGCGTTTGGCGGTGTCTCAAGCCAAGGGTCGCATGGACCTGGTGAAGATTCCGACGCCGAAAGAAATGAAGGGTTCCGCAGGCTTTGCTGCGGGGACTATCGTAGGTTCTGCGGTTGGAGCTGTTCGCGGGTCTAGCTTGAATCGTTTTGGCATGGCTATCGATTTGGACTTGTGCAACGGATGCGGCAAGTGCATTCTGGCTTGCAATACGGAAAACAACGTGGCCCTGGTGACCGATGAAGAGGCTGCCCGAGGCCGCTTTATGCACTGGATCGAGATGCGCGGTGGTGCGCCATTCATGTGCGCACATTGTGGTGACGCGCCCTGCGAAAAGGTTTGCCCCACGGGAGCGGCCAATCATACGCCTGATGGCATAAGCGCCATGATGTACAAGCGTTGTACCGGGTCTCGTTTCTGCGGGGCCAATTGCCCGGCGAAGGCCCGCAAATTTAATTTCAACGATGCGCAGGAATTGGGACTGGTGCGTAAGCTGAATTACGACGTTCCTTTGCGCGAGAAAGGCGTTATGGAGAAGTGCAGCCTGTGTCTGCACCGTCTGCAGAACGACCGCATGCGTTTCAAGACAGAGGCTGCCATTGCGGGTAGCAGTGCGGAATGGCGCGGCCGTGGCGTAAAGACGGCCTGTGCCGAGGCCTGCCCCCGTAACGCCATTGTGTTCGGGAACTGGCTCGACAAGGAGTCGCCCCTGGTGAAGGCCGCGCAAGGCAGGCAACTGTATGCGCCTCGTGAACTTGCGGACCATGATCCTGCCGTTGTATTCATGATGGGGAAGCGCTGA
- a CDS encoding c-type cytochrome, with translation MFNLLRNIGVLLLLPGLVALGYSVYQGPAAWAVDSGTFWGTPISLFVFWIGLAHAGTLLSAIFLALDIKMDKRTAMMAELSTLCSLAIAVIYPLMHLGVLDRFYMVLPLADARANFANVRSPLVWDFCCIGVYGILSLLFFGTHLGAKAFNGLKKIRKPLAWLLFPLVLWVHTVVSLDFAASFVPEWAGAFFPVYFIVGAVYSGIALVCFILWFEGYRMRLLEKLLMISSWILCAIWLWNFATQRTFCASAFIFAGLLPQLYWVESIRETRVGRFCIFSSVLLGLFLERLFLVSPSLGTSAGAEFGWVDLGLVAFGSGAFILAFTSIRGGLGAAMEGENTFFGEVDGSDMTADSDPSNEDYVEPWASHETRTLRFPLFVGFSVATLFCVWCSAQLTFDDIGLSLANIVPLVYPIAALVAAFIVCGKAYIQEVRPNLGSVEIKHRKLLHVVAVALILAFGGLLGAFYAGGKSTPSQQDVSAQPYNFEKADLPEISVPQAALIWNSRCATCHGTDGKFNEKFVREYYPVPQKLDSARIDSIGVDSLVNVILNGRVNMNAYGNRLSNAEARGLVRYMQQLAKEAK, from the coding sequence ATGTTCAATTTGCTAAGGAACATCGGTGTGCTTTTGCTGCTGCCGGGGCTTGTGGCTCTGGGCTACTCGGTGTACCAAGGCCCGGCTGCCTGGGCGGTAGACTCCGGAACCTTCTGGGGAACGCCTATCAGTCTCTTTGTCTTCTGGATCGGTCTTGCCCATGCGGGAACTTTGCTTTCGGCAATCTTCCTTGCTCTGGATATCAAGATGGACAAGCGAACCGCCATGATGGCTGAACTTTCCACGTTGTGCAGCTTGGCCATTGCGGTCATATATCCGCTGATGCACTTGGGTGTGTTGGACCGCTTCTATATGGTGCTGCCTCTTGCCGACGCCCGCGCCAACTTTGCCAACGTCAGGTCCCCTCTGGTGTGGGACTTCTGCTGCATTGGTGTGTACGGCATCCTTTCGCTGTTGTTCTTCGGGACCCATCTGGGAGCCAAGGCTTTTAACGGTCTTAAGAAAATCCGCAAGCCCTTGGCCTGGCTGCTGTTCCCGCTGGTGCTGTGGGTGCATACGGTGGTGAGCCTGGACTTTGCCGCCTCCTTCGTGCCGGAATGGGCGGGCGCGTTCTTCCCGGTCTACTTTATCGTTGGCGCTGTCTACTCCGGTATTGCGCTGGTGTGCTTCATCCTTTGGTTCGAAGGTTACCGCATGCGCCTGCTGGAAAAGCTCCTGATGATCAGCTCCTGGATCCTCTGCGCCATCTGGCTTTGGAACTTTGCGACCCAGCGAACCTTCTGCGCTTCCGCCTTTATTTTCGCAGGCCTTCTCCCGCAGCTCTACTGGGTTGAAAGTATCCGTGAAACCCGTGTGGGCCGTTTCTGCATTTTCTCCTCGGTCCTTCTGGGACTTTTCCTGGAACGTTTGTTCCTGGTTTCTCCAAGTCTTGGAACCAGTGCCGGTGCTGAATTCGGCTGGGTGGACCTGGGCTTGGTTGCCTTTGGATCTGGCGCTTTTATTCTTGCCTTTACTTCAATCCGTGGCGGACTTGGTGCAGCCATGGAAGGGGAGAACACCTTCTTTGGTGAAGTGGACGGCAGCGACATGACAGCCGATTCCGACCCGTCCAATGAAGACTATGTGGAACCTTGGGCTTCCCACGAAACGAGAACTTTGCGTTTCCCCTTGTTTGTGGGTTTCTCTGTTGCCACGTTGTTCTGCGTTTGGTGTTCCGCTCAATTGACCTTTGATGATATTGGACTTTCCCTGGCGAACATTGTGCCTCTGGTTTATCCCATTGCCGCCTTGGTGGCCGCATTCATTGTCTGCGGAAAGGCCTACATCCAGGAGGTACGCCCCAACTTGGGAAGTGTTGAAATTAAGCACCGCAAGTTGTTGCATGTGGTGGCTGTTGCCTTGATTCTTGCTTTCGGTGGCTTGCTTGGTGCGTTCTACGCCGGCGGAAAATCTACGCCCAGTCAGCAGGACGTTTCGGCTCAGCCCTATAACTTTGAAAAGGCGGACCTCCCGGAAATTTCTGTTCCGCAAGCCGCCCTCATCTGGAATTCCCGCTGCGCCACTTGCCATGGAACCGATGGTAAGTTCAACGAGAAGTTTGTTCGCGAATATTATCCGGTGCCCCAGAAACTGGACTCTGCCAGAATCGATTCCATCGGTGTAGATTCCCTGGTGAACGTCATTCTTAACGGGCGAGTCAATATGAACGCCTATGGAAATCGCTTGTCTAACGCAGAAGCCCGCGGCCTAGTCCGTTACATGCAGCAGCTGGCAAAGGAGGCAAAATGA